From a region of the Bradyrhizobium diazoefficiens genome:
- a CDS encoding FAD-dependent oxidoreductase gives MIEERFDAIVVGAGMAGNAAALTMAKKGMKVLQLERGEYAGSKNVQGAILYADMLEKLIPEFREDAPLERHLVEQRFWIMDDRSHVGLHYRSEDFNEERANRYTIIRAQFDRWFSSKVRAAGATVLCETTVTDLAQDAYGRVIGVRTDRQDGEIHADVVVLAEGVNGLLGARARLRERPKPNKVALAVKEMHFLPRETIEARFNLSGDEGVVIEAAGTISGGMTGMGFIYANKECISVGIGCLVADFQRTGRTPYELLDRFKRHPSVAPLIEGSEVKEYAAHLIPEGGYRAIPQLYGDGWVVAGDAAQLNNAIHREGSNLAMTSGRIAAEAIFQVKSRRLAMTKENLALYKRMLDRSFVLKDMKKYKDMPRLMHTNSQNFFMTYPQLVSKAMQTYLRVDGTPKSEKQKATLKSFVNARSWIGLFGDVFRFARAWR, from the coding sequence ATGATCGAGGAAAGGTTCGATGCAATCGTTGTCGGCGCCGGCATGGCGGGCAACGCGGCTGCACTGACCATGGCCAAGAAAGGCATGAAGGTGCTGCAGCTCGAGCGCGGCGAATATGCCGGATCGAAGAACGTCCAGGGCGCAATACTCTATGCCGACATGCTGGAAAAGCTGATCCCGGAGTTCCGCGAGGACGCACCGCTGGAGCGCCATCTGGTCGAGCAACGGTTCTGGATCATGGATGATCGCTCCCATGTCGGACTGCATTACCGCTCGGAAGACTTCAACGAGGAGCGGGCCAACCGGTACACGATTATTCGCGCGCAGTTCGACAGATGGTTCTCCTCAAAAGTGCGCGCGGCCGGCGCGACCGTGCTGTGCGAGACCACCGTCACGGATCTTGCGCAGGACGCCTACGGCAGAGTGATCGGTGTTCGCACAGATCGCCAGGACGGCGAGATCCACGCAGATGTCGTGGTGCTGGCCGAAGGCGTGAACGGCCTGCTCGGCGCGCGTGCGCGCCTGCGCGAGCGTCCCAAGCCTAACAAGGTGGCTCTCGCAGTGAAGGAAATGCACTTTTTGCCGCGCGAGACCATCGAAGCGCGTTTCAATCTGAGCGGCGACGAAGGCGTCGTGATCGAAGCTGCAGGTACCATTTCCGGCGGCATGACTGGAATGGGCTTCATCTACGCCAATAAGGAATGCATTTCGGTCGGCATCGGCTGTCTTGTCGCAGACTTCCAGCGCACCGGACGGACGCCCTACGAGCTGCTCGATCGCTTCAAGCGCCACCCGTCGGTCGCGCCCCTGATCGAGGGGTCTGAAGTCAAGGAATATGCTGCGCACCTCATTCCTGAGGGCGGCTACAGGGCCATCCCGCAGCTCTATGGAGACGGTTGGGTCGTGGCCGGTGACGCGGCGCAGCTCAACAACGCCATTCATCGCGAGGGGTCCAACCTTGCGATGACGTCTGGCCGGATCGCGGCCGAGGCGATCTTCCAGGTGAAATCGCGCCGGCTTGCCATGACCAAGGAAAATCTCGCGCTCTACAAGAGGATGCTGGATCGCTCCTTCGTCTTGAAGGACATGAAGAAGTACAAGGACATGCCGAGGCTGATGCATACCAACTCGCAAAACTTCTTTATGACCTACCCCCAGCTCGTCTCCAAGGCGATGCAGACCTACCTTCGGGTTGACGGTACGCCAAAGTCCGAGAAACAGAAGGCGACGCTGAAATCCTTTGTCAATGCGCGGTCCTGGATAGGGCTGTTCGGCGATGTATTCCGCTTCGCCCGCGCCTGGCGCTAA
- a CDS encoding electron transfer flavoprotein subunit alpha/FixB family protein, which yields MSNVIKAPASAAAGRAATKKQLPDRFKAYKHVWVFVEQERGQVHPVSWELMGAGRRLADRLKVKLAAVVVGPEGEATRNAALEAFCYGADLTYLVADNVLSDYRNEPYTKALSDLVEIYKPEILLLGATTLGRDLAGSVATTLLTGLTADCTDLDVDADGSLAATRPTFGGSLLCTIYTLNYRPQMATVRPRVMPMPERVARDPGRIIVHPLGLVEDDIVTKVMSFIPDRDSAKSNLAYADVVVAGGLGLGSQENFQLVRQLASVLGAEYGCSRPLVQKGWVTSDRQIGQTGKTIRPKLYIAAGVSGAIQHRVGVEDADLIVAINTDKNAPIFDFAHIAIVSDAMHLLPALTEAFRARLSPHSRDCIAS from the coding sequence ATGAGCAACGTCATCAAGGCTCCCGCATCGGCCGCAGCGGGCCGCGCAGCAACGAAGAAGCAGTTGCCGGACCGGTTCAAAGCCTACAAACATGTCTGGGTGTTCGTCGAACAGGAGCGCGGGCAGGTCCATCCCGTCTCGTGGGAGCTTATGGGGGCGGGCCGCAGGCTTGCCGACAGGCTGAAGGTAAAGCTTGCGGCAGTTGTCGTCGGCCCTGAGGGCGAGGCCACACGCAACGCCGCGCTCGAAGCCTTCTGCTACGGCGCCGATTTGACTTATCTCGTGGCCGACAATGTACTCTCGGATTATCGTAACGAGCCCTACACCAAAGCGTTGTCCGATCTCGTGGAGATCTACAAGCCCGAGATACTGCTGCTAGGGGCAACAACGCTCGGGCGCGATCTCGCGGGCTCGGTCGCCACCACACTGCTGACCGGACTCACCGCCGACTGCACTGACCTCGACGTCGACGCGGATGGCTCCCTTGCGGCCACCCGTCCGACCTTCGGCGGTTCCCTGCTCTGCACGATCTACACGCTGAATTACCGGCCACAAATGGCAACCGTCCGCCCGCGCGTGATGCCGATGCCGGAGCGTGTCGCGCGCGATCCCGGCCGCATCATTGTCCATCCGCTCGGCCTGGTGGAAGACGATATCGTGACCAAGGTGATGTCGTTCATCCCCGACCGTGATTCGGCCAAATCCAACCTCGCCTATGCCGACGTCGTGGTCGCTGGCGGGCTTGGGCTCGGATCTCAGGAGAACTTTCAGCTTGTGCGCCAGCTCGCCAGCGTGCTCGGCGCCGAATATGGCTGTTCCCGTCCGCTCGTGCAAAAGGGATGGGTCACCTCCGACCGACAGATCGGGCAGACGGGTAAGACGATCCGGCCAAAGCTCTATATCGCAGCAGGCGTTTCCGGCGCAATCCAGCACCGGGTTGGTGTCGAGGACGCCGATCTGATCGTCGCCATCAATACCGACAAGAACGCGCCGATCTTCGACTTTGCCCACATCGCCATCGTCAGCGACGCCATGCACCTGTTGCCGGCGCTAACGGAGGCGTTTCGTGCGCGGCTGTCGCCACATTCGCGCGACTGCATCGCAAGCTAG
- the nifW gene encoding nitrogenase stabilizing/protective protein NifW, which yields MSNTNQRPGILYRLNQACSAEEIFALLGVEYDPRIVNVARLHILKRMGQHLAREKFAGAAEAEIAARCKSMLERAYAEFVASSPIDQRVFKILKDAVAEPKKPAAFVPLSTLK from the coding sequence ATGAGCAATACAAACCAGAGGCCCGGCATCCTCTACCGTCTTAACCAGGCCTGCTCGGCTGAGGAGATCTTTGCGCTGCTTGGCGTCGAGTACGATCCGAGAATTGTCAATGTCGCGCGCCTGCACATCCTAAAGCGCATGGGCCAACATCTCGCCAGGGAGAAATTCGCCGGTGCCGCGGAAGCGGAGATCGCTGCGCGCTGCAAGTCGATGCTGGAGCGGGCCTATGCCGAATTCGTGGCGTCTTCGCCAATCGACCAGCGGGTCTTCAAGATCTTGAAGGATGCGGTCGCGGAGCCCAAGAAACCGGCCGCCTTCGTGCCGCTGAGTACGTTGAAATAG
- the nifV gene encoding homocitrate synthase, whose amino-acid sequence MAAKPSWSESAWNQRTVLNDTTLRDGEQAPGVAFTTAEKVAIAHALARAGITEIEAGTPAMGADEIASIRAIVEEGLPLTPIGWCRMCEADVDAAIKAKVSMVNVSIPASDVQIGAKLGGNREQALQRVKRVVGYARERGLDVAVGGEDASRADADFLISLVAAAKTAGARRFRIADTLSVLDPDSAYALIARLRATTDIELEFHGHDDLGLATANTLAAIRGGASHASVTVIGLGERAGNAPLEEVAVALKQLYGRDTGIVLPELMEVAALVAAAATRAIPLNKAIVGEHVFTHESGIHVDGLLKDERTYQAFDPHLLGRSNRIVIGKHSGLSAITTLLGELQLTATTEQARHILSRVRKYAIEHKRLVARETVAAIWHDVCECSFDRT is encoded by the coding sequence ATCGCTGCCAAGCCGTCATGGTCGGAGTCGGCATGGAACCAGCGGACCGTGCTCAATGACACCACGCTGCGAGATGGCGAGCAGGCGCCTGGTGTTGCGTTCACCACCGCGGAGAAGGTCGCCATCGCGCATGCGCTGGCGCGGGCAGGCATCACGGAGATCGAGGCAGGAACCCCCGCCATGGGCGCTGACGAGATCGCGTCTATCCGCGCCATAGTCGAGGAGGGTTTGCCGCTCACGCCTATTGGTTGGTGCCGAATGTGTGAGGCCGATGTCGACGCGGCGATCAAAGCCAAGGTGTCGATGGTCAATGTTTCGATCCCAGCTTCGGACGTGCAGATCGGGGCCAAGCTTGGCGGGAACCGCGAACAGGCATTGCAGCGGGTCAAGCGGGTGGTGGGTTACGCCCGTGAGCGAGGGCTTGATGTCGCCGTCGGCGGTGAGGACGCCTCCCGCGCCGATGCCGATTTTCTCATCAGTCTCGTCGCAGCCGCGAAAACCGCGGGCGCGCGGCGGTTTCGGATCGCCGATACGCTCAGCGTGCTCGACCCGGATTCGGCGTATGCGCTGATTGCGCGCCTGCGCGCGACCACCGATATCGAGCTCGAATTTCACGGCCATGACGATCTAGGGCTCGCGACCGCCAACACGCTCGCCGCCATCAGGGGTGGCGCGAGCCACGCTTCAGTCACTGTCATTGGGCTGGGCGAACGGGCCGGCAATGCGCCGCTCGAGGAAGTTGCGGTCGCACTCAAACAGCTCTATGGGCGCGACACCGGCATCGTTCTGCCGGAGCTCATGGAGGTCGCCGCGCTCGTCGCGGCCGCGGCCACACGTGCGATTCCTCTCAACAAGGCGATCGTCGGGGAGCATGTCTTCACGCACGAATCCGGCATTCATGTCGATGGCCTGTTAAAGGATGAACGCACCTATCAAGCGTTCGACCCACATTTGCTTGGTCGTTCCAACCGGATCGTGATCGGCAAGCATTCCGGGCTCTCGGCCATCACCACGCTGCTTGGCGAATTGCAGCTCACTGCCACCACCGAACAGGCCAGACATATCCTGTCCCGAGTGCGAAAATACGCCATCGAGCACAAGCGGCTGGTCGCGCGCGAGACGGTGGCGGCGATCTGGCACGATGTTTGCGAATGCTCATTCGATCGTACGTGA
- a CDS encoding nitrogen fixation protein NifQ yields the protein MVVETNVGSSQGCKGIASYRLLTGMHPADVDIDHDSSFDRHVLASILAAGAMEGGLLFEKVGLSGDELTALLKKNFPSARIKGDDWLPGSKRDDNDEVTMVRDLLLARRSTEGDTGRWLAAMIARRVMEPNHLWSDLGLRNRGELSRLLNRHFGPLARRNVNNMRWKRFFYRTLCEDEGLILCTTPVCTECKDFNHCFGDESGESRMAERRRDVLWESTAPVAGGS from the coding sequence ATGGTTGTCGAGACGAATGTTGGGAGCAGCCAGGGATGCAAGGGAATTGCGAGCTATCGTCTGCTGACCGGGATGCATCCCGCAGATGTGGACATAGACCATGACAGCAGTTTCGACCGCCACGTGCTAGCGTCCATTCTGGCAGCCGGTGCGATGGAAGGTGGTCTTCTGTTCGAGAAGGTCGGCCTGTCCGGCGATGAGCTGACGGCGTTGCTCAAGAAAAACTTTCCGTCGGCTCGGATCAAAGGCGATGACTGGCTGCCGGGTTCCAAGCGCGATGACAACGACGAGGTCACAATGGTACGTGATCTCCTGCTCGCGCGACGATCGACGGAAGGGGACACCGGCCGCTGGCTGGCCGCGATGATCGCGCGACGTGTCATGGAGCCGAATCATCTGTGGTCAGATCTCGGATTGCGCAATCGTGGTGAACTGTCCCGTCTCCTCAACCGCCATTTTGGGCCGCTCGCCAGGCGCAACGTCAATAACATGCGCTGGAAGCGCTTCTTTTATCGCACGCTATGCGAGGACGAGGGCCTCATCCTGTGCACGACGCCGGTGTGCACGGAGTGCAAGGACTTCAACCACTGCTTTGGCGATGAAAGCGGTGAGAGCCGCATGGCCGAGCGTCGGCGCGATGTTCTGTGGGAGTCGACTGCTCCGGTCGCGGGCGGCTCCTGA
- the nifH gene encoding nitrogenase iron protein, which yields MASLRQIAFYGKGGIGKSTTSQNTLAALAEMGHKILIVGCDPKADSTRLILHAKAQDTILSLAANAGSVEDLELEDVMKIGYKDIRCVESGGPEPGVGCAGRGVITSINFLEENGAYEDRDYVSYDVLGDVVCGGFAMPIRENKAQEIYIVMSGEMMAMYAANNISKGILKYASSGGVRLGGLICNERQTDKELELAEALAKKLGTELIYFVPRDNIVQHAELRRMTVLEYAPDSQQADHYRNLAGRIHNNGGKGIIPTPISMDELEDMLMEHGIMKAVDESIVGKSAAELAAS from the coding sequence ATGGCTTCACTGAGACAAATCGCGTTCTACGGCAAGGGTGGTATCGGAAAGTCGACCACGTCCCAGAACACGCTGGCGGCGCTGGCCGAGATGGGTCACAAGATCCTGATCGTGGGCTGTGATCCCAAGGCGGACTCGACTCGCCTTATTCTGCACGCCAAGGCGCAGGACACGATCCTGAGCCTGGCTGCCAATGCCGGCAGTGTCGAGGACCTCGAACTCGAGGATGTGATGAAGATCGGCTATAAGGACATCCGCTGCGTCGAGTCGGGTGGTCCGGAGCCCGGGGTCGGCTGCGCAGGCCGCGGCGTCATCACCTCGATCAACTTCCTGGAGGAGAACGGCGCCTATGAGGACCGCGACTACGTCTCCTATGACGTCCTCGGCGACGTCGTCTGCGGCGGCTTTGCGATGCCGATCCGCGAGAACAAGGCGCAGGAAATCTACATCGTGATGTCCGGCGAGATGATGGCCATGTATGCCGCCAATAACATCTCCAAGGGCATTCTGAAATATGCGAGCTCCGGCGGCGTACGGCTCGGTGGCCTTATCTGCAACGAGCGGCAGACCGACAAGGAGCTGGAGCTCGCCGAAGCGCTCGCCAAGAAGCTCGGCACCGAGCTGATCTATTTCGTGCCGCGCGACAACATCGTGCAGCATGCAGAATTGCGGCGCATGACTGTGCTGGAATACGCGCCGGACTCGCAGCAGGCCGATCACTACCGCAACCTCGCTGGCAGGATCCACAACAACGGCGGAAAAGGCATCATCCCGACCCCAATCTCCATGGACGAGCTCGAGGACATGCTGATGGAGCACGGCATCATGAAGGCCGTTGATGAGTCCATCGTCGGGAAAAGCGCCGCGGAACTTGCGGCATCCTAA
- a CDS encoding nitrogen fixation protein NifZ produces MSNIVRDGDVIELDGPPVFNLGEKVKTNRTIRNDGTYAGKEIGDVLARKGEVGYVVSIGTFLQQFYVYGVEFLQTGRRVGMKCKELDSVDARTELDDQPLSEAPPS; encoded by the coding sequence ATGAGCAACATCGTCCGCGACGGTGACGTCATAGAGCTGGATGGACCGCCGGTCTTCAACCTTGGTGAAAAGGTGAAGACCAACCGCACCATCCGCAATGACGGAACCTATGCCGGCAAGGAGATCGGAGACGTCCTGGCCAGGAAAGGCGAGGTCGGCTACGTCGTCTCGATCGGAACGTTCCTGCAGCAATTCTACGTCTACGGTGTCGAGTTTCTTCAAACCGGCCGCCGCGTCGGAATGAAATGCAAGGAACTTGATTCAGTTGACGCACGCACCGAGCTCGACGATCAACCGCTGTCGGAAGCACCGCCATCATGA
- a CDS encoding 4Fe-4S binding protein: MPFKIISSQCTGCSACETECPNVAIFEKGGTFVIDPKKCTECFGHFEEPQCVAVCPVDKTCVLDTSLPRYQPPA; the protein is encoded by the coding sequence ATGCCGTTCAAGATCATTTCTTCGCAATGCACGGGCTGCTCCGCTTGCGAGACCGAATGTCCCAACGTGGCAATCTTCGAGAAGGGCGGAACGTTCGTGATTGATCCGAAAAAATGTACCGAATGCTTCGGTCACTTCGAGGAGCCGCAATGCGTCGCGGTCTGTCCGGTCGACAAGACCTGCGTCCTCGACACCTCACTGCCGCGATACCAGCCGCCGGCCTGA